One genomic window of Aquisalimonas sp. 2447 includes the following:
- a CDS encoding creatininase family protein, whose amino-acid sequence MTVRNWMDLTAAELAGMGGEDTVAVLPLAAVEQHGPHLPLGTDLIIGEGLLQHAMSVLSADLPVLLLPAVQVGTSSEHLAWSGTLSLPPELLVDVLVAQGRAVAAAGIRRLVLGNSHGGNHAAMDMAALRLRRECGMLVVKASYVRFPSPQPPLLDVTELRHGLHGGALETAMMLHLAPERVNTDHLAAFRSLGEDLERTCSYLRPEGPGAFAWLAGDLHPSGVAGNAAAADAETGGRLVAHYGGVLAALIEDAGRFPLERLVPV is encoded by the coding sequence ATGACTGTGCGCAACTGGATGGATCTCACCGCGGCGGAACTGGCGGGCATGGGCGGCGAGGATACGGTGGCGGTGTTGCCGCTTGCGGCGGTGGAGCAGCATGGTCCTCATCTGCCCCTGGGCACCGACCTGATCATTGGCGAGGGGCTGCTGCAGCACGCCATGAGCGTACTGTCCGCTGATCTGCCGGTGCTGCTGTTGCCTGCTGTGCAGGTAGGTACCAGCAGTGAGCACCTGGCCTGGTCGGGGACGTTGAGCCTGCCTCCCGAACTCCTGGTGGATGTGCTGGTGGCCCAGGGGCGTGCCGTCGCCGCCGCCGGCATCCGGCGCCTGGTGCTTGGCAACAGTCACGGTGGCAATCATGCCGCCATGGACATGGCCGCCCTGCGACTGCGTCGGGAATGCGGGATGCTCGTGGTCAAGGCCAGCTATGTCCGCTTTCCGTCGCCGCAGCCACCGCTGCTGGATGTCACCGAACTCCGCCACGGCCTCCACGGCGGCGCCCTGGAGACGGCCATGATGCTGCACCTGGCGCCGGAGCGGGTGAACACGGATCACCTGGCCGCTTTTCGTTCCCTCGGCGAGGACCTGGAGCGCACCTGCAGTTATCTGCGGCCCGAAGGGCCGGGTGCGTTCGCCTGGCTTGCCGGTGACCTCCATCCCAGTGGTGTGGCCGGTAATGCTGCAGCAGCGGACGCGGAGACCGGGGGGCGACTGGTGGCTCACTACGGCGGTGTTCTGGCCGCCCTGATTGAGGACGCGGGGCGCTTTCCGCTGGAGAGGCTGGTGCCGGTCTGA
- a CDS encoding FkbM family methyltransferase, protein MDSATLHLQLGLLRSLLVYWRPGRQRGLRRLYGRFVGRGDLVLDVGAHLGDRTLAFAALGARVVALEPQPHVYRWLQRIAGRRPGVTLLCAAAGAEPGTAELAVSIGNPTVSSMSGVWRKSVASANPGFQGVAWQETVTVPVVTLDALIHEHGEPAFCKIDVEGFEALVLAGLSHPVPGLSLEFVAGCLGAARQCVGRLEELGRYRYNVIAGEGRAFLFNDWCDAAAMDAWLAAGAEGLSSGDVYAWHLPDRREENG, encoded by the coding sequence ATGGATTCGGCAACACTGCACCTGCAACTGGGGCTGCTACGCTCGCTGCTCGTCTACTGGCGCCCCGGCCGACAGCGCGGCTTGCGCCGGCTCTACGGCCGCTTCGTCGGTCGCGGTGACCTGGTGCTGGATGTCGGCGCGCATCTGGGCGACCGGACCCTGGCCTTCGCCGCACTGGGTGCCCGGGTGGTGGCACTGGAGCCCCAACCCCACGTCTACCGCTGGCTACAGCGCATCGCCGGTCGCCGCCCCGGCGTCACGCTGCTTTGTGCTGCAGCAGGCGCTGAACCCGGCACCGCCGAGCTTGCCGTCAGCATCGGCAATCCGACAGTGTCCTCAATGAGTGGTGTCTGGCGCAAGTCGGTCGCCTCGGCGAACCCCGGCTTCCAGGGCGTTGCCTGGCAGGAAACCGTCACCGTGCCCGTGGTCACCCTGGATGCCCTGATTCATGAGCACGGCGAGCCGGCGTTCTGCAAGATCGACGTGGAAGGCTTCGAGGCGCTGGTGCTTGCCGGGCTGAGCCATCCGGTGCCCGGGCTGTCCCTGGAATTCGTCGCCGGTTGCCTGGGTGCGGCGCGGCAGTGTGTGGGCCGACTGGAGGAGCTGGGGCGTTACCGGTACAACGTGATCGCCGGAGAGGGGCGAGCGTTCCTGTTCAATGACTGGTGCGATGCAGCCGCCATGGATGCCTGGCTGGCGGCGGGTGCTGAAGGCCTGTCCTCGGGGGACGTGTACGCATGGCACCTGCCTGACCGCCGGGAGGAGAACGGATGA
- a CDS encoding response regulator encodes MTGRTEDREVATADVDVTTLQRSWNRVGNDGSGVACFRGQAAELATAARHNGQPRVAELAMMIEVMCDPVAEGEESVTREFASIIGNYLDALDQVQSGYAEGGAASPQEHLSHGEVFLLADQRQTDAQDIRRQLAHFGYQVTTVADHDALLKEMQRAIPLAVVIDHDHAAGGVALDDIPPPLRQAGGENLPIVMISSRGDMATRLQAARAGIQVYLVKPLSPHDLIDQLEQFAPATAPEPLNILLVEDSRTQAMYFSDILERAGMQVYVEADPLQVLNALEDRAIDLILMDMYMPNCNGHELARVVRQVPRYASIPIVFLSSETKVERQLDAMSRGGDDFLTKPIEAEHLIRSVTIRAERARTLRSLMVTDNLTGLLNHTRIKEELENEVSRSQRRGGQLAFIMLDIDRFKSINDTHGHPVGDMVIRSLARLLQQRLRRSDAIGRYGGEEFAIIMPDASSEQAASILDGIRRSFASLSHDGAGEPFSVTFSAGVAGFPALTTADALTAAADAALYRAKHQGRNRIIEA; translated from the coding sequence ATGACGGGTCGCACAGAGGACAGGGAAGTGGCAACCGCCGACGTGGACGTGACCACGCTACAGCGTAGCTGGAATCGCGTCGGCAACGATGGCAGCGGTGTCGCGTGTTTCCGCGGACAGGCGGCGGAACTCGCCACCGCAGCGCGGCATAACGGCCAGCCTCGGGTCGCCGAATTGGCCATGATGATCGAAGTGATGTGCGACCCGGTGGCCGAGGGCGAGGAGTCAGTCACCCGCGAGTTCGCCAGCATCATCGGCAATTACCTGGATGCGCTGGACCAGGTCCAGAGCGGGTATGCGGAGGGTGGCGCGGCGTCGCCCCAGGAGCACCTGTCCCACGGCGAAGTCTTTCTGCTGGCTGATCAGCGGCAGACCGACGCCCAGGACATTCGCCGTCAACTCGCCCATTTCGGTTATCAGGTCACCACGGTGGCCGACCACGACGCACTTCTGAAGGAAATGCAGCGGGCGATACCTCTGGCCGTGGTGATCGATCATGACCATGCCGCCGGCGGCGTGGCGCTGGACGACATCCCGCCCCCTCTGCGGCAGGCCGGCGGCGAGAACCTGCCCATTGTCATGATCAGCTCAAGGGGCGACATGGCCACCCGTCTGCAGGCGGCCCGCGCCGGCATCCAGGTCTACCTGGTGAAACCATTGAGCCCCCACGACCTGATCGATCAGCTGGAGCAGTTTGCCCCGGCCACCGCACCGGAACCACTGAACATCCTGCTGGTGGAAGACAGCCGCACCCAGGCCATGTACTTCTCCGACATTCTGGAACGGGCCGGCATGCAGGTTTACGTGGAAGCCGATCCGCTGCAGGTGCTCAACGCCCTGGAAGACCGCGCCATCGACCTGATCCTCATGGACATGTACATGCCCAACTGCAACGGCCATGAACTGGCCCGAGTCGTCCGCCAGGTGCCCCGCTACGCCAGCATCCCCATCGTGTTCCTTTCCTCCGAGACCAAGGTGGAACGGCAGCTGGATGCCATGAGCCGCGGCGGTGACGATTTCCTTACCAAGCCCATCGAAGCGGAACACCTGATCCGCTCCGTGACCATCCGTGCCGAGCGGGCCCGGACGCTGCGGTCGCTGATGGTCACGGACAACCTGACCGGGCTGCTCAACCACACCCGCATCAAGGAGGAGCTGGAGAACGAGGTCAGCCGCAGCCAGCGGCGCGGCGGCCAGCTGGCGTTCATCATGCTGGACATCGACCGCTTCAAGTCCATCAACGACACCCACGGCCACCCGGTGGGTGACATGGTCATCCGCAGCTTGGCCCGGCTGCTTCAGCAGCGCCTGCGCCGCTCGGACGCCATCGGCCGCTACGGTGGCGAGGAGTTCGCCATCATCATGCCCGATGCCAGCAGCGAACAGGCCGCCAGCATTCTCGACGGCATCCGCCGCAGTTTCGCGAGCCTCTCCCATGACGGCGCCGGGGAACCGTTCAGCGTGACCTTCAGCGCCGGCGTCGCGGGCTTCCCCGCTCTGACAACGGCCGACGCCCTGACGGCGGCCGCGGACGCCGCCCTGTATCGCGCCAAACACCAGGGCCGGAACCGCATCATCGAGGCCTAG
- a CDS encoding M48 family metalloprotease has product MPTAIFERQDQARMRTWMLIGVFALVVAGLLFLVNTLLLFMVHPQFLPGLSAPSGQPAQLSEGIADARGLMTGFSLVLLALMGGAMLRMVLRLRSGGRVIAQDLGGEPVKADSDDPGERRLRNVVEEMALAAGVITPGVYVLREEPGINAFAAGLTPADSVVAVTRGALDKLTRDELQGVVAHEIGHIVNGDTRLNSWLLAIVHGLEAVAIQGTIYMSVPRHGRGSHRRAPGVTRDRDPHGAGTLAFGVSMYLLGLLGVFCSRLVKAAIVRQREWLADAAAMQYARYPEGLAGALKKVAAGRRLGSALLASRRQEVSHMLFAPGLGFADAILPLLSTHPPVEERISALEPRYRSWELDDVRQRMNELMQQRQAERQRGEPDIAADAMEDTGDESRVPSALRGGPLNDAVLLSTLAAAGQAETLGLRRNRAELVGVARPLHDAATDPARVRSLAVYLLLADDVEARRRQLEEVTATLGDAVHADVVALLAEYGRLPTPAHRLPLLELALPVLTDLPEAHRARLLAAVGRLLRCNGGPRDVHEYAVSRLLQLQLMGDNGGDAGEPMPMHACMDEAALVLGLLASHGCPEDPEGAYQAGMAAMLVPSPPSRQVPDAWIVPMTRALNTLAALDADGRQNLTRGLAAAAAHAGEVSVAEAELLRVIVVALHLPVPLILPTDAMSGVSGEASAEAE; this is encoded by the coding sequence ATGCCAACCGCAATCTTCGAGCGCCAGGACCAGGCGCGCATGCGCACCTGGATGCTGATCGGTGTGTTCGCCCTGGTGGTCGCCGGGCTGCTGTTCCTGGTGAACACCCTGCTGCTGTTCATGGTTCATCCCCAGTTCCTTCCCGGCTTGTCCGCGCCCTCCGGACAGCCTGCGCAGCTGTCCGAGGGCATTGCCGACGCCCGCGGGTTGATGACGGGCTTCAGTCTGGTGCTGCTGGCGCTCATGGGCGGGGCGATGCTGCGCATGGTGCTGCGCCTGCGCTCCGGCGGCCGGGTTATTGCCCAGGACCTGGGTGGCGAGCCGGTGAAGGCGGACAGCGACGATCCCGGTGAGCGGCGTCTGCGCAATGTCGTGGAGGAAATGGCCCTGGCCGCAGGCGTCATCACGCCGGGCGTCTATGTGTTGCGGGAGGAGCCGGGCATCAACGCCTTCGCCGCCGGGCTCACGCCGGCGGATTCCGTGGTCGCGGTGACCCGAGGCGCGCTGGACAAGCTCACCCGCGATGAACTCCAGGGCGTCGTGGCCCACGAGATCGGCCACATCGTCAACGGTGATACCCGCTTGAACAGCTGGCTCCTGGCCATCGTCCACGGCCTGGAGGCGGTGGCCATTCAGGGCACCATCTACATGAGCGTGCCCAGGCACGGGCGAGGCAGTCACCGGCGGGCGCCCGGCGTGACCCGTGACCGGGATCCCCACGGCGCCGGCACGCTTGCCTTCGGCGTGAGCATGTACCTCCTGGGGTTGCTGGGGGTGTTCTGCAGCCGTCTGGTCAAGGCGGCCATCGTGCGCCAGCGCGAGTGGCTGGCGGATGCGGCGGCAATGCAGTACGCCCGCTATCCCGAGGGGCTTGCCGGCGCGTTGAAGAAGGTGGCGGCCGGGCGGCGCCTGGGTTCCGCCCTGCTTGCCAGCCGGCGCCAGGAGGTGAGCCACATGTTGTTTGCCCCGGGGCTGGGGTTCGCCGACGCAATACTGCCGTTGCTGTCGACGCATCCGCCGGTGGAGGAGCGCATCAGCGCCCTGGAGCCGCGCTACCGCAGCTGGGAGCTGGATGACGTGCGCCAGCGCATGAACGAGCTCATGCAGCAGCGCCAGGCGGAGCGCCAGCGTGGCGAGCCGGACATCGCCGCCGACGCCATGGAGGACACGGGGGACGAATCCCGCGTGCCCTCGGCGCTGCGTGGTGGCCCCCTCAACGATGCGGTGCTGCTGTCGACGCTTGCCGCCGCGGGCCAGGCCGAGACACTGGGGCTGCGCCGCAATCGCGCGGAGCTTGTGGGTGTGGCGCGCCCCCTTCACGATGCCGCCACCGACCCCGCGCGGGTGCGCTCGCTGGCGGTGTATCTGCTGCTGGCCGACGACGTGGAGGCGCGCCGCCGGCAGCTCGAGGAAGTCACCGCGACGCTGGGTGATGCGGTGCACGCCGACGTGGTCGCGCTCCTCGCCGAATACGGACGCCTGCCAACGCCCGCCCATCGCCTGCCGTTGCTGGAGCTGGCCCTGCCGGTGCTGACGGATCTGCCCGAGGCGCACCGTGCCCGGCTGCTGGCCGCGGTGGGGCGCTTGCTTCGCTGCAACGGTGGCCCACGGGATGTCCACGAGTATGCCGTATCGCGGTTGCTGCAATTGCAGCTCATGGGTGACAACGGCGGCGACGCCGGCGAGCCGATGCCAATGCACGCGTGCATGGACGAGGCGGCCCTGGTGCTGGGGCTGCTGGCCAGCCATGGTTGCCCGGAGGATCCCGAGGGTGCCTACCAGGCGGGGATGGCCGCCATGCTGGTGCCCAGCCCACCGAGCCGCCAGGTGCCTGATGCCTGGATCGTACCCATGACCCGTGCCCTGAATACCCTGGCGGCGCTGGATGCCGACGGCCGGCAGAACCTGACCCGCGGCCTGGCGGCGGCCGCCGCCCATGCCGGTGAGGTCAGTGTGGCGGAAGCGGAACTGCTGCGGGTGATCGTGGTGGCGCTGCACCTGCCGGTGCCGCTGATCCTGCCCACCGATGCCATGAGCGGTGTCTCCGGGGAGGCATCGGCCGAGGCTGAGTGA
- a CDS encoding diguanylate cyclase, with protein MTQGDNRPGAAGRAARFALIYAFLGILWIGFSDQAVDWLFAGTGMLTTAQTIKGWLFVAATATIFFIILRGQFRRDSVKLAEREGQRRDLEGLSQFREAVIDNASIWINVVDREGRVTLWNTAAEQISGYTRDEVLGSAAVWDWLYPEAAYQARVMAAIRDTFARGEDLNDFETRITAREGAERLICWSSRRLYDSDGGPLGVVAIGSDVTRSREMEQALEERERELATLMANLPGMAYRCLNDDSWTMKYVSEGCRALTGYAPEELIDNQVVAFGALVRPDDLAAAIAEIQRAIAEQRPYAFEYRLHHRAGHELWVWEQGRAEQVAGETRLEGIVMDIDQRKQMEQALAALAIRDPLTGLYNRREFDQQFAEEVERARRYQRPLALIWLDVDEFKAINDTHGHLAGDDVLRALAGLVRDNIRNVDYAARYGGEELAVVMPEMTSAEAEEGALRLRDLVASRPLPVEGGGDVRVTVSIGVAAFPEHGDSAEDLLAAADTAMYAAKRSGRNRVRLA; from the coding sequence ATGACACAGGGGGACAACCGCCCCGGCGCGGCGGGGCGGGCTGCGCGTTTCGCGTTGATCTATGCGTTTCTGGGAATCCTGTGGATCGGCTTCTCCGATCAGGCGGTCGACTGGCTGTTTGCCGGCACCGGCATGCTCACCACCGCACAGACCATCAAGGGCTGGCTGTTCGTTGCCGCCACCGCCACCATCTTTTTCATCATCCTGCGCGGACAATTCCGCCGGGATTCCGTGAAGCTGGCCGAGCGTGAGGGGCAGCGTCGGGATCTGGAGGGCCTGAGCCAGTTCCGCGAAGCCGTGATCGACAACGCCAGCATCTGGATCAATGTGGTGGATCGTGAGGGGCGGGTGACCCTCTGGAATACCGCCGCGGAGCAGATCAGCGGCTACACCCGTGACGAGGTCCTGGGGTCGGCGGCGGTGTGGGACTGGCTCTACCCCGAGGCCGCCTACCAGGCCAGGGTCATGGCTGCGATCCGTGACACCTTTGCCCGCGGCGAGGATCTCAACGACTTCGAGACCCGGATCACCGCCCGTGAAGGGGCCGAGCGGCTCATCTGCTGGTCGTCGCGCCGCCTGTACGATTCCGATGGCGGCCCCTTGGGCGTAGTGGCCATCGGCAGTGACGTTACCCGGAGCCGTGAGATGGAGCAGGCCCTGGAGGAGCGTGAGCGCGAGTTGGCCACGCTGATGGCCAACCTGCCGGGGATGGCCTACCGCTGCCTCAATGATGATTCCTGGACCATGAAATACGTCTCCGAGGGTTGTCGTGCGCTCACCGGGTATGCCCCCGAGGAGCTCATCGACAACCAGGTGGTGGCCTTCGGCGCCCTGGTGCGGCCGGATGACCTGGCCGCGGCCATCGCCGAAATCCAGCGCGCCATCGCCGAGCAACGCCCCTACGCCTTCGAGTACCGGCTGCACCACCGCGCCGGCCATGAACTCTGGGTCTGGGAGCAGGGGCGGGCCGAGCAGGTGGCGGGTGAGACGCGCCTGGAAGGCATTGTCATGGATATCGACCAGCGCAAGCAGATGGAACAGGCGCTCGCCGCCCTCGCCATCCGCGATCCACTCACCGGGCTCTACAACCGGCGCGAGTTCGATCAGCAATTCGCCGAGGAAGTGGAGCGCGCCCGGCGCTATCAGCGCCCGTTGGCCCTGATATGGCTGGATGTGGACGAGTTCAAGGCCATTAACGACACGCACGGGCACCTGGCCGGCGATGACGTGCTGCGGGCCCTTGCCGGATTGGTCCGGGACAATATCCGCAACGTTGACTACGCTGCCCGCTACGGCGGCGAGGAACTCGCCGTGGTGATGCCGGAGATGACCTCGGCCGAGGCCGAGGAGGGCGCGCTACGCCTGCGTGACCTGGTCGCATCACGGCCGTTGCCGGTGGAGGGGGGCGGCGATGTAAGGGTGACGGTGAGCATCGGCGTGGCCGCCTTCCCGGAGCACGGCGACAGCGCCGAGGACCTGCTCGCCGCCGCCGACACGGCCATGTATGCTGCCAAGCGCAGCGGGCGCAACCGGGTGCGCCTGGCGTAG
- a CDS encoding alpha/beta hydrolase produces the protein MRHCTASCSRGWDSRAPLRIILLMLTLLVMGCARPAERPVGPGGGSPALEADRIIATDGYALPLHRWTPESEPRGVVLAIHGFNDYGGAFSVLADDFTANGFALYAYDQRGFGDAAPRGVWPGQELLVDDAIVAVRLLRQRYPERPLFMLGKSMGGAVTMLALTRDDAPSVAGSILVAPAVWGEEVMPWYQRLGLRVGEAVTPGMRLSVDLAEAMGILPTDDEDVRQAMRDNPRVQREARVDTIDGLSDLMDAALEASTELPGPSLILYGDQDEIIPAEPVCMMLRRLPDPDFRPWRFVLYPGGYHMLTRYSGSAQVHADINAWLDDIGAPLPSGHELSRSGAHRALCNG, from the coding sequence ATGCGTCACTGTACCGCGAGCTGTTCCCGGGGGTGGGATAGCCGCGCCCCTCTGCGCATCATCCTGCTGATGCTCACCCTCCTGGTGATGGGCTGTGCCCGGCCTGCGGAACGGCCGGTGGGCCCCGGCGGCGGCTCGCCCGCGCTGGAGGCGGACCGGATCATTGCCACCGATGGTTATGCCCTGCCGCTGCACCGCTGGACGCCGGAGAGCGAACCCCGCGGCGTGGTGCTGGCCATCCACGGTTTCAATGATTACGGCGGTGCTTTCAGCGTGCTCGCGGATGATTTCACCGCCAACGGCTTCGCCCTGTATGCCTATGACCAGCGTGGTTTCGGGGATGCGGCGCCGCGTGGGGTCTGGCCCGGCCAGGAGTTGCTGGTGGACGACGCCATTGTCGCTGTGCGCCTGTTGCGCCAGCGCTATCCCGAGCGGCCGCTGTTCATGCTCGGCAAGAGCATGGGCGGCGCTGTAACCATGCTGGCGCTGACCCGCGACGACGCCCCGTCGGTGGCCGGCAGCATCCTGGTGGCGCCGGCGGTCTGGGGCGAGGAGGTGATGCCCTGGTATCAGCGCCTGGGGCTGCGGGTGGGGGAGGCCGTTACGCCGGGCATGCGGCTGTCCGTGGATCTGGCGGAAGCAATGGGCATTCTGCCCACCGATGACGAAGACGTGCGCCAGGCCATGCGGGACAACCCCCGCGTGCAGCGGGAGGCGCGGGTGGATACCATCGATGGCCTGTCGGACCTGATGGACGCGGCCCTGGAGGCCAGCACTGAACTGCCCGGCCCGAGCCTCATCCTCTACGGTGACCAGGACGAGATCATTCCAGCCGAGCCCGTGTGCATGATGCTCCGGCGGCTGCCCGATCCGGATTTTCGCCCCTGGCGTTTCGTGCTCTACCCGGGCGGCTACCACATGCTCACCCGTTATTCCGGTTCCGCGCAGGTGCATGCCGACATCAATGCCTGGCTCGATGACATCGGGGCCCCTCTGCCCTCGGGCCACGAACTGAGTCGCAGTGGAGCACACCGGGCGCTGTGCAATGGCTGA
- a CDS encoding nuclear transport factor 2 family protein, with protein sequence MDPKTLVEQYLQAVQAQDYRAARGYLADTGFEHVSPLGRLDSADDLVNQSFMSSGIVRRVDVRKVFADGGDVCHFLVYHVQISERHAVDLAHWARVEDGRIVRIEVLFDASLYRELFPGVG encoded by the coding sequence ATGGATCCGAAAACCCTGGTGGAGCAGTATCTACAGGCCGTGCAGGCGCAGGACTACCGCGCTGCACGCGGCTACCTGGCGGATACCGGGTTCGAGCATGTCAGCCCGCTGGGTCGGCTGGACAGCGCCGATGACCTGGTGAACCAGTCCTTCATGAGCAGCGGCATCGTCCGCCGGGTGGACGTCCGCAAGGTCTTCGCGGATGGCGGCGATGTCTGCCATTTTCTCGTCTACCATGTGCAGATTTCCGAGCGCCACGCCGTCGACCTGGCCCACTGGGCCCGGGTCGAGGACGGCCGGATCGTCCGGATCGAGGTGCTGTTTGATGCGTCACTGTACCGCGAGCTGTTCCCGGGGGTGGGATAG
- a CDS encoding FAD-binding dehydrogenase yields MGLDADAIVVGAGLAGLVAAAELADAGRRVIIVDQEPEQNLGGQAYWSFGGLFFVDSPEQRRMGIRDSRELAWQDWLGTAGFDRPEDYWPRQWAEAYVDFAAGEKRAWLRAMGHRSFPVLGWAERGGYHATGHGNSVPRFHITWGTGPGLVEPFQRRVRAAVEKGLIRLCFRHRVDELLTTDGAVDGVRGAVLEPDDASRGEQTSRTEVDAFELRAQAVIVAAGGIGGDHELVRRNWPERLGQPPRRMVAGVPAHVDGRMLGITEAAGGRIVNRDRMWHYVEGLRNWNPIWPRHGIRILPGPSSLWFDARGRRFPAPLYPGSDTLGQLAHIMASGYDYSWFILNQSIIRKEFALSGSEQNPDLTGRSWRMTARRAVGRKATGPVEAFKEHGEDFIVRDTLPQLVEGMNALAGDHLLDARELETEIAARDRELDNPFTKDFQIMAMHNARRFLGDKLIRTARPHRMMDPKHGPLIAVRLNILTRKTLGGLETDLEARVLGSDGAPVPGLYAVGEAAGFGGGGMHGYRSLEGTFLGGCLFSGRAAGRALAVALA; encoded by the coding sequence ATGGGTCTCGATGCGGACGCGATCGTGGTGGGCGCCGGCCTGGCCGGGCTGGTGGCGGCGGCGGAGCTGGCGGATGCCGGGCGCCGCGTGATCATCGTCGACCAGGAGCCGGAGCAGAATCTGGGCGGTCAGGCGTACTGGTCCTTCGGCGGCCTGTTCTTCGTCGACTCCCCCGAGCAGCGGCGCATGGGCATCCGGGACTCCCGCGAGCTGGCCTGGCAGGACTGGCTGGGCACGGCGGGCTTCGACCGGCCCGAGGATTACTGGCCGCGGCAGTGGGCGGAGGCCTATGTTGATTTCGCCGCCGGCGAGAAGCGGGCCTGGCTGCGTGCCATGGGCCACCGCAGCTTCCCGGTGCTGGGCTGGGCTGAACGCGGCGGTTATCACGCCACCGGTCACGGCAATTCGGTACCTCGGTTCCACATCACCTGGGGTACCGGCCCCGGGTTGGTGGAGCCCTTCCAGCGGCGGGTGCGGGCTGCTGTCGAGAAAGGCCTGATCCGTTTGTGCTTCCGGCATCGGGTCGATGAGCTACTGACCACCGATGGCGCGGTGGACGGCGTGCGCGGTGCAGTGCTGGAGCCGGATGATGCCTCCAGGGGCGAGCAGACGTCTCGCACGGAGGTGGATGCCTTCGAACTCCGCGCCCAGGCGGTGATCGTCGCCGCCGGCGGCATCGGCGGCGACCACGAGCTGGTTCGGCGCAACTGGCCGGAGCGGCTGGGACAGCCGCCGCGGCGCATGGTCGCGGGCGTGCCCGCCCACGTGGACGGGCGCATGCTCGGCATCACGGAAGCCGCCGGCGGGCGCATCGTCAACCGCGACCGCATGTGGCACTACGTGGAGGGCCTGCGCAACTGGAACCCCATCTGGCCCCGGCACGGCATCCGCATCCTGCCCGGCCCATCGTCGCTGTGGTTCGACGCCCGCGGGCGCCGGTTTCCGGCGCCGCTGTACCCGGGTTCCGACACCCTGGGGCAGCTCGCCCATATCATGGCCAGCGGCTACGACTACAGCTGGTTCATCCTCAATCAGAGCATCATCCGCAAGGAGTTCGCCCTGTCCGGCTCCGAGCAGAACCCGGATCTCACCGGCCGCAGCTGGCGCATGACCGCCAGGCGCGCCGTCGGCAGAAAGGCCACCGGGCCGGTGGAGGCGTTCAAGGAGCACGGCGAGGATTTCATCGTCCGCGACACCCTGCCGCAGCTGGTGGAGGGCATGAACGCGCTTGCCGGCGACCACCTGCTGGACGCCCGCGAGCTGGAGACGGAGATCGCCGCGCGGGATCGTGAGCTGGACAACCCCTTCACCAAGGACTTCCAGATCATGGCCATGCACAACGCGCGGCGGTTCCTGGGTGACAAGCTCATCCGCACGGCACGCCCGCACCGCATGATGGATCCGAAGCACGGACCGCTGATCGCCGTGCGCCTGAATATCCTCACACGCAAGACCCTGGGCGGCCTGGAGACGGATCTGGAAGCGCGGGTGCTGGGGAGCGACGGCGCGCCGGTGCCCGGCCTTTACGCGGTGGGTGAGGCGGCCGGCTTCGGCGGCGGTGGCATGCACGGGTACCGGTCGCTGGAAGGCACCTTCCTGGGGGGGTGCCTGTTTTCCGGGCGCGCCGCCGGCCGTGCGCTGGCGGTGGCGCTGGCATAG